Proteins co-encoded in one Pelodiscus sinensis isolate JC-2024 chromosome 7, ASM4963464v1, whole genome shotgun sequence genomic window:
- the MAIP1 gene encoding m-AAA protease-interacting protein 1, mitochondrial isoform X2 gives MALPRGLRRCPGPLRAFSAHLLAATARPAWAGLEPPVPRRPAAAWPPARFCGSDGRGRAGGGRSVVVVGIPNPFMWLRTRLYCFLIRAYFDQDFSVQEFTQGAKQAFALVSKLLSECKLDLLEEFVSKEVLQVLQEKLSSLSENHRNALAADIDEIMYTTAGDVGIYYDDSGRKFVSILMRFWYLTNADLPDETPDGTKVFQIVFGDETVKETKRLLTANYEFRREFTQGVKPDWTITRIEHPKLLE, from the exons ATGGCGCTGCCCAGGGGCCTCCGGCGCTGCCCGGGCCCGCTCCGCGCCTTCTCCGCCCACCTCCTGGCGGCCACCGCCAGACCCGCGTGGGCCGGGCTGGAGCCGCCTGTCCCGCGGCGCCCGGCCGCTGCCTGGCCCCCCGCGCGCTTCTGCGGCAgcgacgggcggggccgggcgggcggcGGCCGCagcgtggtggtggtggggatccCCAACCCCTTCATGTGGCTCCGCACCCGGCTCTACTGCTTCCTCATCCGGGCCTACTTCGACCAGGACTTCAGCGTCCAGGAGTTCACCCAGGGGGCCAAGCAG GCCTTTGCTCTTGTTTCAAAGCTGCTGTCTGAATGTAAACTTGATCTGTTGGAGGAATTTGTATCAAAAGAG GTACTTCAAGTGTTGCAAGAGAAGCTTTCTTCACTGTCTGAAAATCACAGGAATGCCCTGGCTGCTGACATAGATGAAATAATGTATACAACAGCAGGAGATGTTGGCATTTATTATGATGACAGTG GAAGAAAATTTGTTAGTATCCTGATGCGCTTCTGGTATTTAACTAACGCTGACCTCCCTGATGAGACTCCAGATGGAACCAAAGTTTTCCAGATTGTATTTGGAGATGAAACTGTGAAAGAAACTAAACGTCTTCTAACAGCAAACTATGA GTTCCGAAGGGAATTTACACAAGGAGTGAAGCCAGACTGGACTATTACAAGGATTGAGCATCCAAAGCTATTAGAATGA
- the MAIP1 gene encoding m-AAA protease-interacting protein 1, mitochondrial isoform X1, translated as MALPRGLRRCPGPLRAFSAHLLAATARPAWAGLEPPVPRRPAAAWPPARFCGSDGRGRAGGGRSVVVVGIPNPFMWLRTRLYCFLIRAYFDQDFSVQEFTQGAKQAFALVSKLLSECKLDLLEEFVSKEVVLQVLQEKLSSLSENHRNALAADIDEIMYTTAGDVGIYYDDSGRKFVSILMRFWYLTNADLPDETPDGTKVFQIVFGDETVKETKRLLTANYEFRREFTQGVKPDWTITRIEHPKLLE; from the exons ATGGCGCTGCCCAGGGGCCTCCGGCGCTGCCCGGGCCCGCTCCGCGCCTTCTCCGCCCACCTCCTGGCGGCCACCGCCAGACCCGCGTGGGCCGGGCTGGAGCCGCCTGTCCCGCGGCGCCCGGCCGCTGCCTGGCCCCCCGCGCGCTTCTGCGGCAgcgacgggcggggccgggcgggcggcGGCCGCagcgtggtggtggtggggatccCCAACCCCTTCATGTGGCTCCGCACCCGGCTCTACTGCTTCCTCATCCGGGCCTACTTCGACCAGGACTTCAGCGTCCAGGAGTTCACCCAGGGGGCCAAGCAG GCCTTTGCTCTTGTTTCAAAGCTGCTGTCTGAATGTAAACTTGATCTGTTGGAGGAATTTGTATCAAAAGAGGTA GTACTTCAAGTGTTGCAAGAGAAGCTTTCTTCACTGTCTGAAAATCACAGGAATGCCCTGGCTGCTGACATAGATGAAATAATGTATACAACAGCAGGAGATGTTGGCATTTATTATGATGACAGTG GAAGAAAATTTGTTAGTATCCTGATGCGCTTCTGGTATTTAACTAACGCTGACCTCCCTGATGAGACTCCAGATGGAACCAAAGTTTTCCAGATTGTATTTGGAGATGAAACTGTGAAAGAAACTAAACGTCTTCTAACAGCAAACTATGA GTTCCGAAGGGAATTTACACAAGGAGTGAAGCCAGACTGGACTATTACAAGGATTGAGCATCCAAAGCTATTAGAATGA